One segment of Ficedula albicollis isolate OC2 chromosome 2, FicAlb1.5, whole genome shotgun sequence DNA contains the following:
- the NR4A3 gene encoding nuclear receptor subfamily 4 group A member 3, translated as MPCVQAQYSPSPPGSNYASQTYAYGSEYSSDIMNPDYAKLTMDLSSTEITATATTSLPSFSTFMEGYSGSYELKPSCLYQMQTASSGQRPLIKMEDTRLSPYQPSLPPSTDEGMPSTSMYFKQSPPSTPTTPGFPAHQGLWDEPPLQPTQTCLPPGHLMDAAPMKTVPPRFPLFHFKHSPPHTPSAAAHMCYDPASLSLPLGSDRPAASQAPMEGHSYGLHLAKRPATLAFSPLGLNAATSGLMGESSGSGSSGLPSPPSRSSSSGEGTCAVCGDNAACQHYGVRTCEGCKGFFKRTVQKNAKYVCLANKNCPVDKRRRNRCQYCRFQKCLSVGMVKEVVRTDSLKGRRGRLPSKPKSPLQQEPSQPSPPSPPISMMNALVRALTDSTPRELDYSRYCSTDQAAAGTDAEHVQQFYNLLTASIDITRGWAEKIPGFTDLPKEDQTLLIESAFLELFVLRLSIRSDTAEDKFVFCNGLVLHRLQCLRGFGEWLDSIKDFSLNLKSLNLDIPALASLSALTMITERHGLKEPKKVEELCNKITSSLKDHLTFSCQNKGQPLESAEPKVLGVLADLRSLCTLGLQRIFYLKLEDLVPAPSIIDRLFLDTLPF; from the exons ATGCCCTGTGTGCAAGCGCAGTATAGTCCTTCACCGCCCGGTTCGAATTATGCATCGCAGACCTACGCCTATGGCTCGGAGTACAGCTCAGACATCATGAACCCTGACTATGCCAAGCTGACCATGGACCTGAGCAGTACCGAAatcactgccactgccaccacctccCTTCCCAGCTTCAGCACCTTTATGGAGGGTTACTCCGGCAGCTATGAGCTCAAGCCTTCCTGCCTCTACCAAATGCAAACTGCCTCCTCTGGCCAGAGGCCCCTCATAAAGATGGAAGACACCCGGCTGTCCCCGTACCAGCCCTCGCTGCCCCCATCTACGGACGAGGGCATGCCCAGCACTTCCATGTACTTCAAGCAATCTCCACCCTCCACGCCCACCACACCCGGCTTCCCCGCTCACCAGGGCCTGTGGGACGAGCCGCCGCTGCAGCCCACGCAGACCTGCCTGCCTCCCGGCCACCTGATGGACGCCGCCCCCATGAAGACCGTGCCTCCGCGCTTCCCTCTCTTCCACTTCAAGCACTCGCCTCCGCACACGCCGTCGGCGGCCGCCCACATGTGCTACGACCCGGCCTCGCTGAGCCTGCCGCTGGGCTCCGACAGGCCCGCCGCCAGCCAGGCTCCCATGGAGGGCCATTCCTACGGGCTCCACCTGGCCAAGAGACCAGCCACCTTAGCCTTCTCACCGCTCGGCCTCAACGCAGCCACCTCCGGCCTGATGGGCGAGAGCAGCGGCAGCGGCAGCAGCGGCCTGCCGTCCCCgcccagcaggagctcctcGTCCGGGGAAGGCACCTGCGCCGTCTGTGGAGACAATGCCGCCTGCCAGCACTACGGCGTGCGGACGTGCGAGGGCTGCAAGGGCTTTTTCAAG AGAACagttcagaaaaatgcaaaatatgtttGTCTGGCAAATAAAAACTGCCCAGTGGACAAGAGACGTCGTAACAGATGCCAATACTGCCGGTTCCAGAAGTGTCTCAGTGTCGGCATGGTGAAAGAAG TTGTCCGTACCGACAGCCTGAAAGGGAGAAGAGGTCGGCTGCCTTCCAAACCAAAGAGCCCCTTACAGCAAGAACCCTCTCAGCCCTCCCCGCCCTCTCCTCCCATCAGCATGATGAATGCCCTCGTTCGAGCTTTAACCGACTCCACGCCCAGGGAGCTGGACTATTCAAGA TACTGTTCCACTGatcaggctgctgcaggcacagatgCAGAACATGTACAACAATTCTATAATCTCCTGACTGCCTCCATTGACATAACCAGAGGCTGGGCAgaaaaaatcccaggatttaCTGACCTCCCAAAAGAAGATCAGACATTACTCATAGAATCAGCTTTTTTGGAGCTGTTTGTACTAAGACTCTCCATCAG GTCTGATACTGCTGAGGATAAGTTTGTATTCTGCAATGGACTCGTGCTTCATAGACTTCAGTGCCTTCGTGGATTTGGGGAGTGGCTCGACTCTATTAAAGACTTTTCCTTAAACTTAAAGAGCCTTAACCTTGATATCCCAGCCTTAGCAAGTCTATCAGCTCTAACTATGATTACAG AACGACATGGATTAAAAGAACCAAAGAAAGTGGAAGAGCTATGCAACAAGATCACAAGCAGTTTGAAAGATCACTTAACTTTCAGTTGCCAAAACAAAGGACAACCGCTCGAGTCTGCAGAGCCGAAGGTACTGGGTGTTCTGGCTGACTTGCGTTCTCTCTGCACACTGGGACTGCAGCGCATCTTTTACCTGAAACTGGAAGATTTGGTGCCAGCCCCTTCCATCATCGACAGGCTGTTTCTGGACACCTTACCCTTCTGA